The Pectinophora gossypiella chromosome 10, ilPecGoss1.1, whole genome shotgun sequence genome contains a region encoding:
- the LOC126369974 gene encoding pro-resilin, with protein sequence MVHFKTVVLVLALAALAAAKPPKRKHYKRDAPLSSSYLPPSPSSSYGAPSRPSSSYGAPSRPSSSYGAPSRPSSSYGAPPKQSYGPPPSSSYGAPPPSSNYGAPPSRPSSSYGAPPKPSSSYGAPARPPATSYGVPTGPSTTYGAPSKPSSSYGAPPKPSSSYGAPSKPSSSYGAPPPSSSYGAPSPPSSSYGAPPSSSYGAPSGGSGHGGGSGHGGGSGHGGGFSSGGFSSSGSGFSSSGFGGSGFGASGPSSSYGAPAPPSSSYGAPSPPSSSYGAPSPPSSSYGAPAAPPSSSYGAPSPPSSSYGAPSSGGFSSGGHSSGGHSSGGHSSGGHGGGGGGGGYSSGGHSSGGFSPSSSYSAPSSSYGAPSPPSSSYGAPAAPSSSYGAPAAPSSSYGAPSSGGGHGGFSGGFSSGGHSGGGGGGYSSGGSGGYSSGGHGGSGGHGGSGGGGGYPSGVPDTISQGYDSNGGYVY encoded by the exons GTGTTGGTACTGGCGCTGGCGGCGCTGGCAGCCGCGAAGCCTCCCAAACGAAAGCACTACAAGCGCGATG CGCCGCTGAGCTCGTCCTACCTGCCGCCATCACCTTCAAGCAGCTACGGAGCGCCCAGCCGGCCGTCATCTAGCTATGGAGCCCCGTCACGGCCTTCATCAAGTTATGGAGCCCCATCACGCCCCTCATCCAGCTACGGAGCCCCACCGAAGCAGAGCTACGGGCCTCCACCTTCAAGCTCGTACGGCGCACCCCCTCCTTCCTCCAACTACGGCGCCCCTCCGTCAAGACCCTCGTCGAGTTATGGAGCTCCCCCCAAACCATCCAGCTCATACGGAGCGCCCGCCAGACCGCCCGCGACCAGCTATGGTGTCCCCACTGGACCTTCCACCACATACGGAGCACCGTCTAAGCCCTCTAGCAGCTACGGCGCCCCGCCTAAACCATCCAGCTCTTACGGTGCCCCGTCTAAGCCCTCCAGCTCTTATGGCGCTCCCCCTCCCTCAAGCTCCTACGGCGCACCTTCCCCGCCATCTAGTTCATACGGCGCTCCACCTTCCTCTTCGTACGGCGCTCCCTCAGGCGGCTCCGGTCACGGCGGTGGCTCTGGACACGGTGGTGGTTCCGGGCACGGCGGCGGCTTCAGCAGCGGTGGATTCAGCAGCAGCGGCAGTGGGTTCAGCAGCAGCGGTTTTGGTGGCAGCGGTTTCGGTGCTTCAGGTCCTTCGAGCAGCTACGGCGCCCCTGCCCCTCCATCCAGCTCCTACGGCGCACCGTCTCCTCCTTCAAGCTCTTATGGCGCCCCTTCTCCACCCTCTAGCTCGTACGGCGCCCCCGCCGCTCCTCCCTCCAGCTCTTACGGTGCCCCATCCCCTCCTTCTAGCTCATACGGCGCCCCTAGCTCTGGAGGGTTCTCGTCCGGTGGACACTCGTCCGGTGGTCACTCATCCGGTGGTCACTCATCCGGAGGTcatggtggcggcggcggcggtggtggTTACTCGTCTGGCGGTCACTCTAGCGGTGGATTCTCACCCTCCAGCTCGTACAGCGCTCCTTCTAGCTCGTACGGAGCGCCCTCTCCTCCGTCTTCCTCGTACGGTGCCCCGGCTGCTCCCTCAAGCTCGTACGGCGCCCCGGCTGCCCCGTCCAGCAGCTACGGTGCTCCTAGCTCTGGTGGCGGACATGGAGGGTTCTCTGGTGGCTTCTCTTCTGGTGGTCActctggcggcggcggcggtggttACTCATCTGGCGGCTCTGGAGGGTACTCGTCTGGCGGTCACGGAGGCTCCGGTGGCCACGGAGGCTCCGGTGGAGGCGGCGGCTACCCCAGCGGCGTCCCCGACACCATCAGCCAGGGCTACGACTCTAACGGCGGCTATGTGTATTAG